The following nucleotide sequence is from Anopheles stephensi strain Indian chromosome 3, UCI_ANSTEP_V1.0, whole genome shotgun sequence.
GGCGCCAAcagcgccagtcttcatacggctgaaccggggttcaaatcccatccggacctgTTCCTCCGTagagaggactgactatccaactacgaggTATCTTTAAGTCTAATAAAAAATGTCAGGTTTATGGCCAAAGAGAGGTccttaggccaagaagagagagatattATAGAGAAGTAATATCTCTCAGAGGCCAATTAGGAATGAGAAAGACTTCGATCTGCTTCGAATACAAACTCATACAACACAGAACGGTGTCCGGCGATAGCGTTCAAATTTTACGAATGAGTATTTGTCTCACTGAACTTTATAGAGCAGCATACGTCCACCTCAAACTTATGTTGCAGTTTGGTCTACACTTTTCGGGtgttttttattgaatttaaaaatatttcattttagtcaatcaattttaattatacCTTTTAGTATTATTTTCAAGCTATTGGAATCGTTTGATGTTGATTTGCCTACTTTTATAATGTTCTTAATGTAAGTTAAAGAAGTCCGTTGCTTGTTGTTACCATTTATTGCTTGCCTCTCCGGCTTGACGACGTTATTTACTCTAGCAATAAACAAGACTTAAACAATAAACCAAACTCAGCAGATTTGTTTGGCCAGGGCAGATGAAACAAGGTTTTTGTTGAACAGTTGTCTTAGATAAACTATCATAGAATGCAgcacaattaaattaaaatggcAGATTAAGCTTGTTTTGGCCATGGCACGTAAAAGAAAGTCTGACGGATATCCCTGCCATGGCATGAATGAGCTTGGTAACTAAATTACAGAATATCTTATAGCGTTTTTTGCTAGAACGAGCTGAAGGCAATTATAGCTTACGCTGAGGGGCTCAAAATGTTGCGTTGCTTCAGTTCGATGGAATAAATTTCGGCTCCTCGTTGCGGGCTGGTGGCAAAGCACAGAATCCCAAGGTCGCACGTCTGTGCCTTAGGCAGGTTGGCGTAAAACTCCGATTTGAGCGTTTCGACGAAGCGTTGGCTTTCCTCCACACCGTCACACAGTGCAACGACGCATCCGCCCCATCTACGAGTACAAGTGTGAGTGAAACGCATACACATACTGTTCCTATGCACACTTACCCGGCTCCAGTGAGTCGTGTCCCTACGCCCAGCTGATCCGAGAGCTCCACAATCCGATCCAGGTTATCGTGCGAGCATTCGTAAAGCGTGCGCAAGGACTCATGTGACTGCTTCATGAGTGATTTCAGGCGCGGAATGCAGTCGACTGGGTTGGATCTGGCCGTTTCTATAAACTGTTGCACTCGGAGTGACTCTGGGAGAAGAAGCTATGCGTTAGAGAAGTTTCAAATCCTCCTCGAATCGCTTCGAACGGCCTACCTTGCAGAACGTGTAGCGCACGCTGCCTGAGTTTGAATGTCTGCGAATGGCGCGTGTTGGGCGTTAGCAGATAGGCGGAAAAATCCTCCTCCGTTACCTCCAGCAGCTTCAGCAAATCGCTCCTAGTGTACACGGTCAGGCCCAGGTTGGCATGCACGAGTGCTTCCATCTGCTCCAGGGAATAGCCGAGCGCTTTCTGCAGATCGGCGAAACGATGCAGATCGCGCCAGTTGAGATTCATCTGCTTCGCCAACAAACTGCATGAGTGGCTTCGATTAATGTGTGCATGTCCTGCCAGCTAAACAGCTCAACCTACCTGCTCGCAAGTCGGCACTCCACGACACGCTGATTGAAATCCGACGTGGCCGCCTTGTTCGCTTCGGACAAGCTGTTGGCTATGACGAACACGGCGTTAGCGGGCAGTTGGATCGGCGTAGCTCGAAGCGGATGCCACTCAATCAGCTGAGCGCATCCTTCCTGGGCCAGATACGCGATGGCCTGATCCATGCCGCCGCCCTGCGTTCCGATGAACTTTTCACACTCGGCAGAAATGGTGGCAAGAGTTTGTTTGTTCAGCGTGGCCTGCGATGGGATAAATTTGTTGTATATTGCAAGGCTCAATCTGGTGGCTACACTTACGTTATGCATGTACGCTGTCCCCAGGACGGTGGCACTGACGATGGCACTCGAGCTAGAAAGTCCAGATGCCGGCGGAATGTTGCCAGAAAGCATAATCATCATGCCTCGGGCAGCATCGTGCTGTATGGTGCTGTTTTCCAGTATCCCCTTCACGCCGCACAGCACGTACTGGTACCAGTTCGGTCCACCGGCACTGGGCACATCAATGCTGGGGAAGGAAAACAGCGCGCCTCAGAGGTCATTATCATACCGGCGaatgaattgatttttcattcttttacCTGAATGTGAGCACATTGCACTTGTACGGCTTGAAGTTGCTGTCGGCATTCTTGATGTGGAGCAGATTGTCGTCCGAAGGAGCCACCGCCAGCAGGATCGTCTGCTCGATGGCCATCGGAAAGACGGGATATCCGCAGTAATCGACATGCTCGCCAATGATATTCACTCTGAGGAAATAGCAGGAAAATCAGTGGACTGGACTGGACCAGTTATTAGACAGCGAAGTCGAGGTACCTTCCACTGCAGCGCACAACGAAGCTGGCAGCACGTGCAAACTCGTTCGAAAAACATTCCAACAGCCGAGACAACCGCCCACAGTCGGGTAGAGCTTCGAGTACTTGTACACAAAGGTCGCCCCGATCGCTCGACATCGTGAGCTCGAGCACGAACCAAACGAGCTCGCAACGAACGCCGAATCGACCTCACTGCTCGAGTCTCGGGCTCCCGATCAGACGTGGCtcaatgtaaacaaacaatcgcACTCGCACTTGCAATCACGCGACAAGTGCAAACGGGTTTTGCGTAAAGTACCGGCCGGTCAATGCAACCTGTGTCGGTGGAAACTGTTCACTACACCGCACTGTGTTTTATCAGCTGTTTCAGCGGTTATCCCAGCCCAAGGTGGCGCTTGCCGTTCCGGGAGTTCCTTCTGCTGGCTTCGACTGCGTACGACTGCGCTGGAGCAACGCAAGGAGACTGAACTGACACGTACTTATGAGAGCGTTATCATCGGGAATGCCAGCTGTGCGTGGCTgatcggatggatggatgggtgtttgtgtgcgtgtatgagGCTATCAAAAGGGCTGAATTGGGGTCTTAATTCAAGCGTGGTGCAAGCAAGAAGATTGCCCATAGTACACGCTGTTCTGTAATGCTGTGATGCATTTATTCAAGCCACAATTGGTCCGCAATCAAAATCGCGAACGCACATCTTCGTTGAACATGATTTTGTGAGACTTTGAAGACGACTGAATTTCATAGTTATGGTAAAAGGACTATGAAAGTTAGATATGGTTCAAAACAGCATATAGTGACTTGCACCTGTTCAAATTCAAGGGAAAAACttaatatatatttatatttaaagaTAAATGCATAAGTAGCATATTCTTTAAATTGcatattaataaaaatcagTTTTTGTTCAAAAATTTCTAAGTTTAGCAAATCCTGTTAATTTTGGACATGTTGCAACGGATACTTTTGTTCTAATACAAGTTGTGAGATTTCTTTACATGTAACTGTTCTATGGAAAAAGTATtactttaaaattgatttcggctaagtgtaataaaaaataaattttcaaatagaTTTGGACCGTTTCCCCATATGCATGACGGACTATCCCGCTACGGGAAAATCATGTCAAAGgaggccagaaatggtaggcgaAAGAAAGGATGTTCGTAGCTAGGAGAAGATTTTTCAATAACTTCGGTGCAAGTACACCCGTGAGTACTGCAAAAATGTCATATAATTTTATGCTTGTTCAATTTCGACTCCCATGGCTTCTTTTCAGGCTTCTCAACATCCGTCAAGCCGTGGCCTGGCCTTGGCGCAATCTTATGATAGAGCTGAGTGTGAAGATCATGGTTCAGGAGAAAATGAATCACATTTCTGTTATGACGGCTAAGGCGCCAATTTTCATAGTAACTCTAGTCCTATAATTGGATCTGCCAAGAAATCGCTGTTGATGGAAATATTGCTAAAACTCATTAGATAATACAATAAGAACATTTATCAAAGTTAAGTATACAGTTTAAGGAGTTGATAATGTTATTACCTGATTTTGGTATGGTAATACCGAGTAAGGTAATTGAAAGCATTAGCTCAAAAATACCCAAAGCTTCTATAAATACCcagcaaaaataataaaaaaaaatcttcgaaTGAGGTTCACTGTGATTTAGTAAAATTAATAATCTATCATAGAAAACAAGTTTAGAAATCTGTTTGAAcgataaaatcgaacaatCTGTACACTCGACTTTGCTGTGTATCAAACGGTTATATTGAATATGAATAAGCTTACCTTACCAGCGAGATCACATCCAGAAAACCTGAATCGAACAACTATACGGCCGGAAGCAGAAGATTGTGTTCGATGACCGGACCAATTATCGACTGCGATGCTGGTGGAAAAACGGCTACTAATTCGTCCTAACCGACCTTCGAAACGATTAGCCATCGAGGGACACTGTTAAGTTTTATATTGCCGGGTGATGAGCAGCCCGCATTCACGAGCTCGTCCAAAACGTCCAGCGTGGTTTGTTGGTGCCATAATTTCCCATCGTTGTGTTCCCAGCGATTTCCAGCTTCCAGCTTGTAGCGGACCTCGGCTTACTACAGGTTTCTGGCCGGAGCTTGCGTCTGAAGGTGAAGTCGTACGTCTGAGACGCTTCCCAAACGCCGCCAAATGTTGGCATGTTATGTTTATTGTATCACATCGAATTGCACCACCTGAGTGCGTGTCTCGTTTTTGCTTGCCAACAACATCACATCAATAAACCCTGGGTGGTCTAAACGATACGGTGGCTGAATTTGTACGCAAAACATCGGAATGATAGCCATCGGGGGAAGATGGCACGATTGCTAACCGGTGAAGCGCAAAGATTGAAAGGCAAACTGGTGATGATGGCTTGTAATCATTATGTGAGAACCGACCCGGCGGGAACGGTTCTTGGAGCTTCAGGTGAAGCTTTTATAGAGGAATAATTAATCAAGTTCGATCAGGTAGTACAGTCAAGTTTGTATCGACGATACATTTCTTAAATTATAGTCAGTTTTCTCACATACATAGTGAGTTTAAAGCAAATTTGTCTCATTTCTTAGCCATCTTATTAAAGGATCGGCCATGAAAAAAGGCACCAACCGGTTCGTAATTATCCCGACCGACAACAATagtaccagccagccagcagcaggaTAGCAGCAGAAACTTTTGCTAAaaagtttattaaaacaaTGGATCATACGATGTGAGACGAGTATGGAGCGATCtttttgcgttttgttgcATTGTTCTCCGTAAGGGGCTTTCCGGAGGCACGGGAAACCGAACGCTCCACCGTATCCCGGAACATCCCATGTCTATCCCACATTACCACGATACTATTCCAAACATCACACCCTCCTTTTTGAACGCGTATTGTTTTTCCGTGACAATGATGTGGGCACAAGGAGATGAAGTGCAGGGTACTACAGCGTACTACAGGACGCAAAACACACAGGAGAATGTGGTATTGTGTCGTTGAGGAGTGCTTTTTTTCGTGCTGTTGTTGACTTCCTAGACTTTCTCGGTGACTTTCACACATAGCTTGGAAACCAATATCGAAATACTTTCGCCACCGCAGAAAGAATACCTGGTTTGAAGATGATTTAGTGTCGTATGGTGCCGTTTTTACCTGTACTAGCACGTATGTGCACCGGGCGGTCGCCCTGTGTGGGGAGCAGAAGGGAATTGTGGAAGTAAATTAAAAGTTAGGTGCAAAGGTATAAAAGAAGTTTATTGTTCGGAGACCTACCATTGCTATATGTTCTGTTTATCCTTCATAATAATGCTCCTGAAGGTAGAAAATATTTAgtgaaaaattatatttaaattgtaTTATGTTGTAGGAAGGCTCGTGAGATAACTCCTTAAGTACAATATCCTAGTTCCTAGCTCCTTCGTAGTGGTGTCCCTATACTGCTGTTTGGAACAACCGAACTATCAAAGTAAATTAACTATGATTGTAATAAGAAATCATAGtttggggcggcccggtggtagatgcagtggcaccagtcttcacacgacagcaccgaggttcaaattccatctagACCGTCTCCTCGTAAGCAGGACATAGTACTTTACTAGAGGTAAAAACAAATCttagaaagtcagaaatggcaggccgagacctctcgaggatgtaatgccaaggaagaagaagatgaagaagaattgATCATTTTATCGTTCTGTATGTTGCGGCGAATATTGGTCTCAACTGCTGATTGATTACTCTTAGGGATTCAATTTTATCCATTTAAAtctattttataaaaaaaaattaaaaattggtTTTGCATGTTCATGTGCCCTGGTTCTTTCTTAAGATTTGGCCATTAGCCTGCAAATTAACTTTGATCTTCCTTAGAGAACATCTTATCCACctaaaatcaaacacaaatcacaaaTCCACCTAAAATAAAAGCATTTAAACAGTAAGTACTCGTTAAAAACCTGAGGCCTCATCCTTAACAATATCTTGAGTCACCACTGCCATATTTAGCTGACATGTTTTAAATTGACAACTTCAAATTCTTAAAATTTTTCGACTCTGTTTAATTATGAACCTTTTATGTTTGTATTCGTGCGTCATTCACGACACAGTaacattcatttcacttgTATAATTTTAAGCTTTGTTCCGGAATTCGAGACCAAATCATGTAGTTTTATAGCCGATTCATTCATGCTTTCAGTTTCCACACCTTGATGATTTCCATTTTAAGTAGTTTTCAAGCTGTTTTGTTCAAGTATGGCAATATTTTGGGTCTACGGTCGGTTTATGATCTGGATCATAATCAATCGATCTTTTCTactgttttctattttatatCGCTTCTAACAATATTTTAAGGAAGTATTAATCGAATAAAAGCGGCCATAGAAAATGATTATTGAAGTGTAGGAAGTATGTACAGGGTATTTTAGCTGATTTTCCCAACCAAATGTCATGTTCTTTGTGTCAAATGTGTGTATTATTATAcgaagacaacaaaaaacaaaataataagcagaagaattattaaaaaattgagCAATAGTGTGTCAATTTGTTTTGCGGCTATAGAAAGTGGTATCAGTGTAGACCATCATGGATCTGATGCGATACTTATTAatttagtaaataaaatatgattaaaaataaagtaaaccAATTTATACTACTCTCAGGGCCTCTTAGGGAGTAATTATTTATAgtactctcagggccctttgctaccaccaagggcctacgccagggagatgggcttgcctgtctccttttcaacctggcgctagagagagccatccgcgactcggaggtgaaaacttcggggaccatcatctaaaagtcaatccagatcctggcatacgctgatggcATAGActtcattggtttgaggctctcctatgtagcagaaacCTACCAAAGAGTAGAGcgagcggcacagaacctcgggttggagattaacgaggcgaaaaccaaaatgatggtggcaccaccagcggccctgctaacaaacactgatttacgcagaggtgatgtacagataggtgaccgcaccttcgaagtcgtccaaaacttcacctatctggggtcaaaagtcagcaccgacaacaacattgatgttgagttatgtcgcaagggtgctggctgccaaccggtcatactacagcctgaggaaacttctccactctaaatacctgtcgcaacggacgaagctgggactgtacagaacatttaaagtcccagtactcacatacgcctctgagtcATGGACACTGTCCTAAACTGCCGAatccctcttagccgcgttcgagaggaagatgctcagaaggattcttggccccgtatgtgtggaatgACAATGGAGCTCTACAATGGCTACAATgatgagctctacgagctgtacgatgctctcaccatcgtacagcaaattagactcgccaggctccggtgggcaggtcacgtcatgagaatgacaccggacgacccagcccgtaaagtccttttaggccgtccacacggacagaggacgcgtggtaggcccaaattgagatggaatgatggcggcagaacggccgggaaaacggattggcagacgacggcgctaaaccgttaGCGG
It contains:
- the LOC118509696 gene encoding N-acetylgalactosamine kinase-like; protein product: MSSDRGDLCVQVLEALPDCGRLSRLLECFSNEFARAASFVVRCSGRVNIIGEHVDYCGYPVFPMAIEQTILLAVAPSDDNLLHIKNADSNFKPYKCNVLTFSIDVPSAGGPNWYQYVLCGVKGILENSTIQHDAARGMMIMLSGNIPPASGLSSSSAIVSATVLGTAYMHNATLNKQTLATISAECEKFIGTQGGGMDQAIAYLAQEGCAQLIEWHPLRATPIQLPANAVFVIANSLSEANKAATSDFNQRVVECRLASSLLAKQMNLNWRDLHRFADLQKALGYSLEQMEALVHANLGLTVYTRSDLLKLLEVTEEDFSAYLLTPNTRHSQTFKLRQRALHVLQESLRVQQFIETARSNPVDCIPRLKSLMKQSHESLRTLYECSHDNLDRIVELSDQLGVGTRLTGAGWGGCVVALCDGVEESQRFVETLKSEFYANLPKAQTCDLGILCFATSPQRGAEIYSIELKQRNILSPSA